A genomic region of Macaca thibetana thibetana isolate TM-01 chromosome 14, ASM2454274v1, whole genome shotgun sequence contains the following coding sequences:
- the LOC126936565 gene encoding interferon-induced transmembrane protein 3-like: MIKEEHGVKSAVTHIRSETSVPDHVVWSLFNTLFMNPCCLGFIAFAYSVKSRDRKTVGDLTGAQACASTAKCLNIWALTVGILVTIALTILSPVVL; this comes from the exons ATGATCAAGGAGGAGCACGGTGTGAAGTCAGCCGTGACCCACATCCGCAGCGAGACCTCCGTGCCCGACCATGTCGTCTGGTCCCTGTTCAACACCCTCTTCATGAACCCCTGCTGCCTGGGCTTCATAGCGTTTGCCTACTCCGTGAAG TCTAGGGACAGGAAGACGGTTGGCGACCTGACTGGAGCCCAGGCCTGTGCCTCCACCGCCAAGTGCCTGAACATCTGGGCCCTGACTGTGGGTATCCTTGTGACAATTGCACTCACCATCCTTTCACCAGTAGTTCTGTGA